The genome window AGATCTCCACTTTCCAAGAGGAGCTGGCTGAAGCACATTCCCAACTTCAGATCCTTCAGAAACAGTTGGATGAAGAGTTGTCAAAAAAGCCCCTCACTAACCAAGAGGTGAGGAGACCTTTATCATTATTTTCATACCATTTAAGTGACTGCTGTTATTGGCTTGGACTTGACTGTCGGTATTAAGTTGGACTTGTTAggttttaaataataatgtgtggctgttgaatgatattttcataCTTTTCCCCCTCTTAAAATCAACCAAATTCTACTGCTGACAACTCACAGGTTGAGGACCTTAAGTGGGAGGTggaacagagacagagagagattgaAACTCAGAAGCAACAGttggagatgatggaggagtgCCAGAAAAAAGAACTGGATAGCATGCAGACAGCTTTGCAAGCAAGTATTTATTCAAACAAATCTATAAATgaggaaagcaaaaaaaaaaaaaaaacgcaaagtgagtcatttttaatgtGGTGGGggcttgctttttttccccaatgattgaatttattttaagCTTTTCTGTCACAGAACATAAAGATAGAGTTGGAGACCGTCCAGGAGGAGCTGAGTGGTACAAGGAAAGACAAGTTTATGCTACAAGCTAAAGTAGGTGAACTGAAAAACAGCATGAAGACCCTTCTGTTACAAAATCAGCAACTGAAGCAGGATCTAAAACAGAACCGTCTCAGGAAGGTGATGCGGCCTATTTCTTGACTTCTCATTGGTCTTTGTTGTCTTCAATATCACTGTTGTAACCTAAGGTCCAGTCAGTGGAAGGAggaatattattatttacctTAGAATACATACATTAAGAATTTGGTTCTTTAATTTTTAATGCACTTAATATCAATGCACTATAaagtaaaatggaaaactgTTCAGTGATTTTCCCATTGGCTGTTAGACTGCAGAATACACATTCATTTGGTTAACCCCTTGACTggctaaagcacattttgtgaCAGTTAAAACAGTCTCATGACAGGTAGAAAATAGCAGAAATGCATCAGatgccaaaaaaacattttgaaattagCTCTATGTTCTATGCCCTCTTCTCCACAACACCAGAAAATGATGCTAAAGAAGGAAATAGAACCTTCATATATGTCCAATGCATAAATTGGGCTATTGTTTCAACAGCAATGGGTGGAGCTGAAGAGTGAGGGGACCCCATCCAATCCAGTGACGCCGGTAAAGATCCCAGACTGCCCAGTGCCAGCTTCCCTGCTCGATGAGTTGCTCAAACCATCAACTTCGGTCAACAAGGAGCCCCTCAACAACTTGCACAACTGCTTACAGCAGCTCAAGTAAGATGCTCTGTTCTAATGTCATACTGTGCTTCTCAAACTCTTTGGAGGACAAACATTGAGCATTTTATTGCACAACtaaataattgtaaattatttttcctGAACCATGCATGAAATACTATTTCTAATGCTAACATAGGAATGTGCTgacctttttattattttttggggggcatcaGGGAGGAGATGGACAGCCTCCAAAAGCAGATGGAGGAGCACACGGTAACAGTGCACGAGTCAATGAGCTCATGGCCAAACACAGAGGAAGGTCTAACTCAACTGGGACTTCCAAACAACATCTCTAATACATCGAGGTCACTGGACAACACTGTGGtggaaaataataatgaagTAGAACAGCAGCAGCCCTAAAAGCAAACCTTTATTGGGGTATAATAACAGTGGAGTTTTATCCACAAAAGCATTGTTAGccatttattccatttttcaaaatggctatCAACATTTGACCTTGTTCTTCAGTCTTTGCAGCAATTACCAGAGTCATACATATTATACCGCAGCTTTATTCTTGATTCGAGCTTTTTATACTGTATTATTTATTAAGAGTTTAAAAGAAATACACGACCACACAAAGACAAGCCCTGATATTCTAATTTGTTAAAAGTTGATGCAGTTGTCCCGTCACATGTTCATATTTGGTCTCAAGGTTTTTAGTACGCCTTTCCTAATAATTTAATGATCGACTgacaatatttaaatatgtgAGGATCAGGAGTAAGCCACAATGGctcgaatgttttttttttttattatttctggcTCGTGACAGTTAAGATTTCACTAACAGGGTTACTTTTTGCAGCAGCTGGTGGTGGGACATCATTGCACCTTGTCATGAGGTCATGTGCACTAAAACACTTtagttgccttttttaaaaagaatgcaGTAGGTCTTCTTTTTTGTTGTAACCGTTCAACTAGAAGTTGTTTAGCGCTACAATTACATTATTTCTAAGTTTGGGTTGGAGGTGTCTTGTCTTGCTTGGGCTGCTGTCATTTGTATATGGAAAAAGCCTTAATTGTGCTGCCTTTACAATGCTGTAATGAAACTGAATCTGGTTGAGTGAGCGTAGTGTTTTGCTAAGGGTTTGTgcaaaatgtaatatattttgAGTGTGGAAAATCTGTCAATCGGAGGGCCCACATGTAAATAACAGCATGCCTGTTGATCGAAATCTAAATGGAAGAAAGGTAGTTGCATGTTGCAAAAATGGTTACCAACAAAAGCAGGTGTTTATggtgttatttgtgtacttggTGATAAAAGGTGACTGCAGTTAAATATACTAATCTTGTTGTATGACTGCTGGATAAGTGAACTGTTTCTGTTGagtttaatatatatttctttttgtgtGATTGTAAATTAACAGTACATGTTTAATAGtgtaaagacaaaaacaagttATGAATCATTATTTCGACTCGTTCTACACTATTGTTTCTGTTACAGATGTTTTTTGCAGAACAATTCTAGACATCTGACAACGAGGATGTTTTTTGTTGCTGTAAATTCAGGGTGCGAAGTTAATTTTAGATATGTAACAGCGCTTGAGTATTTTAAAGGAACTGGtttcaaattcaatttcttTCTGAATTTTACTTGTCATGAAACATtactaaaattaaaaatgtaaatgttcttTTAACATATCAAAAATTGCAATCATCCCCTgccataaaaatgtatttacttgaTCGAACTTTGGTGTTAATGCTCCTTTTTTAATCAGCGTCATTTTTGCTCAGGCACTTTGTTGGACAACGTTGGGTCCTTTTTGTCTGTATTTCAAAACCATCTGGCAGCAAGCACCCGAGGAGAGGCGGAGGTGGGCATGGTCTTTAATATTTTTACACTGTACCATCCAACATTTCCCATTTGATTATTGTTCAAATAACAATACCAATACACGACACGATTAGCGTGGGTAATACTAGGTCAAACGTTATCTTGTAAAGACGCTAACGTTAGTACGAGAGCCTCAAACACGTATACTCAAAACACGCTTTTCAGTTATTTTGTATCGGGGTGAGCCATATTTATTTGCATTATTGTTATTGCTATGATCATCTGTCAGGTACAGGCCCCGTTTTACTTTAGTGTGAGCTTTTGATCGTTAACGTTTATGGCCACTTTTCTTATTTGTCCTTCGAGTAAAATTTGGAGATGTGCACTTTTTGCTGAGTACGAATCAGTTTAAGAGTAACACGTTTCATCACTAAGTGAAGTTCTAAGACGAGAACCACGTGACTAACGGAAttgaaaatgcaattaaattGTATACATTACACtacatacaaaaatacaattattagcacctatatttatatatccCCTTTTAATAATGCGTAAATTGCTATGAGGTCCTTTcctaaacctaaaaaaaatcccacggCAATTGAACGTATCATTCGCACTCCCTCTAAACTGAGCATGCGCAGAGTACGTTGTAAACAATGAGACGAGACTATCAGACCGTCCCCAGCTTTTTGTCTGTGCAACACTTTATTAGTGTAAAACTAACAAGGACCTGCCAAACCTCGTCGTAAAATACAAAACATGGTGCTCTGTGAGTATCACTACTCATTCGTTCCAAGGTGTCATCAGATgcacttttagtttttttattttttcaatcggCATCACCACCCCGAAGACGTTTGTATGTCGGAGCCTAAGAACCCACCTTAAATGACAGTTGGGTGTGACAGCATGCGGTGAATCGACTAAAACGATCGTATACATTAAcaaatatctatatttatatgATGTGTGTCATGCACAATATTGATACTGGTTGTTTGAATTGCTTCCGCTTCTTTGTAATGGGCAGAATTTCATCAAAACCGATGTGCTATGTATGCTAGCTACACTTATCACCGGGTTAGCTAGcactatatgtatttatttatttttcgatTGTTGATAGGTTGGTAACATCTTCAATGTTAAGTAATGATACGTGCTTTGTCGTAGCAAGCCTCAACTATGTTTCTGTAGGGAGAAATGGgtgcatatataaaaaaaaaatcaatctaatCCAATTGCTCCAGCACTAGTTGACTTGTTCTAAGTAATACTTCCCTAAATTCTTCTATGCTTTTGCCAAAAGCGCAGAGTATCTCATATGattttgtatgtttgtgtattctGGTGATTCCCAGGGAGCTAGAGAATGGAGGCAGTTTTGATCCGGCTGAAGGGCCTAACTGCCGATGAGCTGCGCGAGGAAATTGCCAGGGCAGACCTCAAGTGCGTCGCCATCACAGCCACTACCCGATCTCTCCTTGAAAAGAAGTTGGCGCGGAAGCTTGCTGGGTCAGAGAGCGGCACCGCCGCCGGAGCAGACAACAACGGTTCCTCGGCACGGGAGGGAGACGGCGTCGCTAAGGGGGCCGAACATGTCAAACCTTTACCGTGTGCCAACTTGACCGCCGGAGAAAGTGGCGGCCCAATTGAGGAGCCGGACTTTGGCTATGGCGTGGGACTCAACCCGCCTGAAGAAGAGGAGATATGTAACTCTCAATGCAAAATGAAAAGTCCTTCAAAAGTGGAACAAGTATCCCCATCTTTTTACTACGGGGTGCTGTTGGAGGACATTTTGTGTCGAAACGGTATGAACGCATTGGAAAGAAAATACATGTCAAAGTCCAAGGACTTACTctgattattgtttttttttttttgtagaaagaGTACTTGTGTATACAGATAAGAAGGATGCCCTTCAAGCTATCAAAGAGATGAAAGGAGCACGCTTCAATCGTTTTTCCAACCGTGAGGATGCGGAGAAGTTTGCGAAGGGGATGTCTGACTGTTTCCCCTCTCCCAGCAAATCTATGCCCTGTGTATCTACATTTAAACCATGCCAAATTGTCGGTAAAGGTACAGTATTTaaagattaatatttcacataatGCTTTAGAAATGGCTTCAATAACTcggggggatttttttcttttcatactaACACTATTATTGTATTGGTGTCTTTCTGTGTTGTTAATTCTTCTATacaacatttcaattttttagcaGACAATCTTGTTCATGTTGAAATTAGAAATGAGTTATGTAAAGGTATTAACTGCTCCTTGGACCTAGGGATTCTCCTCACTGTTACTGTCTTGTCTTTCTCACACACTAGACGTCATGGAGGTGGATACCACTAACAGGGAACGGGCCAACAGTTATAAGAGCCCACGCACCCAGGACCTGACAACAAAACTGAGGGAAGCGGTGGAGAAAGGAGATGAGGCGACCTTCAGGGAGATAGTCCAGAGCAACCCACGCTATCTCATTGGCTCAGGGGATAACCCCACAATTGTGCAGGTGAAATTATAGAACATTTCTTTTGATACCAAATTACTGGAACATGTCAATTTTAGGGCGGCGCAGTGGCCAATTTAAGGTAaatactgcccatagttggttgggacAGGCTAtatccagcacccctgtgacccttgttaggataagaaaatttgaaatgtctatttttaggcTGAAGTGAATTGAGGAAGCAGCAGAATGTGATATTGTTGGCCCCGGGACTGTTATTCTTAGTCTTTGAAAACATTAATGTAACTTCATTGCCATATTTGGAAAAGAACTGACTTGTGATGGGTCAAGGGGGTGCCGTGCCGTTGGTTAGCATAGATGTCTCCTACTCAAAATCCTCAGATTAGGCATTtatatgtggagtttgcaggttctcctaatgtctgttttatttccaGTATGCTGGTGTTctcacacatttcaaaaatgaatgtatagTTAAGTGACAAGTTGAATTTTTGCTGTTCTAGTTTATCCCAAAGTGTGGTTTGGGGGCTTCAGATCAGTCAGAGAGGTCAAGttctagtagtagtattagtaggcTTCTAGTAGAAGCCATGttacccaaaaaaatggaaggaaaaGAATTGACTAAGATGTTGCAAAAATATGAGGAATTACAATTTTTTGATAACAGGAATCTTAATTGCTGTGTCCCATGACATGTTGTCCTGTTGGGTATAAAGTAGTAAATCTCAATTTTAATCCTCCAAACCGTTAAATTTCAATGTGTGCTCAGGTGGCCTGCAGGTACAACGTAATGCACGTTGCTTCCAAGGAAAACCAAGCAGGCATCGCCCAACTTCTACTGAATACTTTGGAAAACCCAGAGTTCATGCGCCTGATGTACCCGGATGACCAAGAAGACATGCTGCAGAAGCGCATCAGTTATATTGTCGATCTTTACCTCAACACTCCAGATAAGGCCGTAAGTGTTTCATTTTTGTGGTTTAAAAAATTGGTTTGATCAAATCAGTCATCGGTGTTCACTTTGGACTTTTCTCTTAATATTCGGCAGGGTTATGAAACACCGCTCCACTTTGCCTGCAAGTTTGGATGTCCAGACGTGGTCAACGTTCTATGTTCGCATCCTGTCACAGACAAGAACCGCACAAACAGTAATGGCCAGAAACCATGTGATGTAAGTGTTTATTTTCAGCAAAATCTCCTGCTGGTTTTAATAACAACAAAACTATCGGGTAGtcatgacagattttttttttttgtcacggaCGTATTCTTCAattatattttactttattacATCTCATTCAGGATGGACTTTAATGTATACAGAAAAGAGAATCAGatcaaatttggagcttttctttcgcctaataattactaggtcattaagtatgactaaatagtaattcacagtttgtattttgggaatttgagcaacaatttaaatggtaattatcacttaccttccgggcgaccaaaagactggcgaccaatcgaccgtgtaccgctgtACGCATTGCTCTGAAACAAATGTACGTATTCTATTGTAGAAGAACCTGGTGTATCATTTGTCTGAGATTTTAGAAGGTGTGACCTTTTAGCTAGCTTCTCCAAACTTTCGGCTGCAATCCTTCAATGCCCATTGTAGGCTAAATTTAGATGAGCATAAGCACATTCCTTCCTTTCCTAATCCGGTAACAGTTGGATTGTGACAGCTGTATGTATGATGTGTGTGTGATTGACTCTTTTCATAGATCATTTGTAGCAGAAAGAGCACAACACCTGAAGTGAAAGAGAAAATAATGAACTATTTGGAAGGTAAGGACAAAGCAAAACTTGGAAACCTTCTATATGGACAAGAAAATTGCATTTGTCCGTGTGACAGCATGTCAATGCTTGCCTACAGATCGCTGCTACATCCCATTGCTCAGGGCAGCTGACAACACCTCTCAGCCCATCATTGGTGCCCCTTGGTCACCGGAAGCCTCGGAAAGTCTCTCTCTGATCCAACGGCACACAAAAAGCCCCTTGGATCCACTAATGACTGTCACGGCCTTTGCGGGACCACTCAGCCCTTCCAAAGTGAGAGCTTCGTTCATGTCCCTGCAGTCTGTTGATTTCTTTTGGCGAGATTATTCAATGATGTTGCATCGAGCATTTTTACAAGAAACCAAGTAGCAGTTCAGCAACTCCcatctgccttttttttcagGCAGGAGATTTTCGCCATTCCTGGAAGACGCCTCCCCGGAATCAAGCAAAGCACTTCCATAACGTCCTCAAGTCAGACCCTGAACGTGGCGCAGAGCGGATTGGCaggtaattctaaaaaaaactaCTCACTCGTGCTCTATTATAGGATGATGGGTATGGCCAAGATCATATGTAATgttcttattattattgctgTAAATACACCGCTTCTTGCAATGCACATCTTGTCCAGCAGATGCCACTCAGTTTGCGCCAACTTCCTACTTTAACGAGATTTCATGTACACTACACTAGTATCACAAATCGACATTAAGATGTCGCTGTCTCCCCCTGCCAACTGTGTGTGAGTAATGCCCGAGAGAGTgagacaattgaaaatagcaacacataATAATCCTCACAGTAGACAGGCAGCATAATTGGTTCCAATAACAATGCAGTGGACCCCCATGATTCGATGACAATGATTTCCACGACCAAGCTCGTAACGTGAATGTGTTCATATCGTGAATTGATTTTCTTCATGAGAAAGAATTGATTTTCTTCATGAGAAAGAATTGATTTTcagaatcaaatcaaaagcctttattgtccttATGCAACAGCTTGCGtctaacgaaattggtggtgctactccactaagtgcgtgtttcccagtgaaaacataaataaataaaaaaaaagaagtaaaaaatatagtaaaaaaaaaaaaactgtgcatGCAACACTTCCTGTGACCTCTTGCGTTACTCCTAAGTGaggcatcattttttaaagaaaaatactctaaaaataaattaagattatgaaaacaacaaatatgCGAGGAGAGGAAGAATGGACAGCCAA of Stigmatopora argus isolate UIUO_Sarg chromosome 5, RoL_Sarg_1.0, whole genome shotgun sequence contains these proteins:
- the ankle2 gene encoding ankyrin repeat and LEM domain-containing protein 2 isoform X1, with the protein product MEAVLIRLKGLTADELREEIARADLKCVAITATTRSLLEKKLARKLAGSESGTAAGADNNGSSAREGDGVAKGAEHVKPLPCANLTAGESGGPIEEPDFGYGVGLNPPEEEEICNSQCKMKSPSKVEQVSPSFYYGVLLEDILCRNERVLVYTDKKDALQAIKEMKGARFNRFSNREDAEKFAKGMSDCFPSPSKSMPCVSTFKPCQIVGKDVMEVDTTNRERANSYKSPRTQDLTTKLREAVEKGDEATFREIVQSNPRYLIGSGDNPTIVQVACRYNVMHVASKENQAGIAQLLLNTLENPEFMRLMYPDDQEDMLQKRISYIVDLYLNTPDKAGYETPLHFACKFGCPDVVNVLCSHPVTDKNRTNSNGQKPCDIICSRKSTTPEVKEKIMNYLEDRCYIPLLRAADNTSQPIIGAPWSPEASESLSLIQRHTKSPLDPLMTVTAFAGPLSPSKAGDFRHSWKTPPRNQAKHFHNVLKSDPERGAERIGRDLAHEMGCPWAEYWDFLDDFADLSSTKGLKKLEEYLSKRDLFSRTCEEGENETSNRFKTPSPGKPKKFCNSISVGAFLDESEDISLEEMKNRQNAALTSITSSAASMENLKGAVGGHDLHILPMGLKYRGDDLIETAAEHDLLAPGVCKNGLGSSREGIPNGDKAPPRCSPSSGLRSPVANLSAEFERMSLQETPDSPDGCKERRSCVGAPSAWAPPMAADLSSELKQLSIGQSPMGEDAGERCGGGGSSQEFFRADDDSPDRTSRTALGVRNLCARSKSWDHSGKDLSSSGSSASSYKSLENAQDFSARTPASPIGRRLFIDGDYPTKLDCDVLTAIGDIEVDSQKYPSVHKWMRTIKSYSSSDIQSWPSPAVVKRQLEKQRQTPGSPSGFLASPSGRFSPARHAASPDYSPSRFSPANVSYIQRIRLNRLNESSI
- the ankle2 gene encoding ankyrin repeat and LEM domain-containing protein 2 isoform X2, which codes for MEAVLIRLKGLTADELREEIARADLKCVAITATTRSLLEKKLARKLAGSESGTAAGADNNGSSAREGDGVAKGAEHVKPLPCANLTAGESGGPIEEPDFGYGVGLNPPEEEEICNSQCKMKSPSKVEQVSPSFYYGVLLEDILCRNERVLVYTDKKDALQAIKEMKGARFNRFSNREDAEKFAKGMSDCFPSPSKSMPCVSTFKPCQIVDVMEVDTTNRERANSYKSPRTQDLTTKLREAVEKGDEATFREIVQSNPRYLIGSGDNPTIVQVACRYNVMHVASKENQAGIAQLLLNTLENPEFMRLMYPDDQEDMLQKRISYIVDLYLNTPDKAGYETPLHFACKFGCPDVVNVLCSHPVTDKNRTNSNGQKPCDIICSRKSTTPEVKEKIMNYLEDRCYIPLLRAADNTSQPIIGAPWSPEASESLSLIQRHTKSPLDPLMTVTAFAGPLSPSKAGDFRHSWKTPPRNQAKHFHNVLKSDPERGAERIGRDLAHEMGCPWAEYWDFLDDFADLSSTKGLKKLEEYLSKRDLFSRTCEEGENETSNRFKTPSPGKPKKFCNSISVGAFLDESEDISLEEMKNRQNAALTSITSSAASMENLKGAVGGHDLHILPMGLKYRGDDLIETAAEHDLLAPGVCKNGLGSSREGIPNGDKAPPRCSPSSGLRSPVANLSAEFERMSLQETPDSPDGCKERRSCVGAPSAWAPPMAADLSSELKQLSIGQSPMGEDAGERCGGGGSSQEFFRADDDSPDRTSRTALGVRNLCARSKSWDHSGKDLSSSGSSASSYKSLENAQDFSARTPASPIGRRLFIDGDYPTKLDCDVLTAIGDIEVDSQKYPSVHKWMRTIKSYSSSDIQSWPSPAVVKRQLEKQRQTPGSPSGFLASPSGRFSPARHAASPDYSPSRFSPANVSYIQRIRLNRLNESSI